ATCTAGTTCTCAAGTAGTTGAGAATTGAGATGGGGATTCATAGAATTTACTCTGCTAATTGTTAGGTAAACAGCTGATTAACCttcataaataatttcaaacatccACCTTGCTCTCATCGCTTGTGACATAACAGGCACCTTCCTTAATCATGTTCTTAAATTTCAGAAATTCTCCCCCAAATTCATGATGCTTAGTTCTAATAGCATTGAGAGCTCTGCCATTTCATCCAACAGTAACAGTAAACATATAATGTTTAACATGTCTAAATAAGCTCAAGAATTACCAGTGACAACAATAGATTTCTCAGTCTCTCATTTAACATAAATTCTGCAGGAAATATATCTAACAATTTGAATGAAGATTAAGGAGGAGAAAGCCCGTAGCTGGCAGCTGACTGGAGAACGCAGTGTCTGAATCCTATGTTGTTGAAGAGCACAGTTGTCATGAACCACTTAGCATATGAAGTAAGGTTATGAAATGCAGCAACACACCCAAAGCTAAGAAAGTATGGTTTCAAAAGTAAGAAATTCAAGTTAGCACAAACCGGATTATAATCTAATACAAGcggaaagaaaaaacaaacaagccTGCTCACATTATTTGCATCTCTAAAGATGGTAAGAAAACATGTACAGTGATAATTTTGGCTTCTTTGGCCATTCCACATtccattttattaaaaacattcTCTAGGTATATGAAAACATACTTTACATCCTTACTAGCTAATGCATTCTCCCCTCCATTAGCCAAATGTCAAGTTTTATTGTCTGACTATTGCACTATTCTCCAACTCCTAAATGGTACTCTACCATCTAGAGAAGAAGCTCTTTGTATAGAACTATGTGCAAACCTTTGGATCCCacatttttctaagatttgatCTCATGATAACGCCTCAAAACTGGCAAGAAGTCCCAAGTCTCTGTCTCTGCCTCTGACCTACACTTCCTGATTTGTAACTATCAAAAGCTGGTTTCAGCAACCTCCGGAAACACTCAAGAAACTGCCTCCACTCCTCTTCACTCATATCTGCCAACGTTACAAAACTGCTACTCACAGGAAACTGCTCATTCGCACTCCTGTTTCCAGATGATGTACCTACCAAATACCCACACTTCTGAGATGCACTTGGGTGTCGCCAACTCTTCTCAGCAACACTGATATTTTTCATAGACAAGGACAGCTTTGAAACATTTAAATTCCTGTCCGGCACACTGCCAGCGTGTTCATCTCCTCTTAGAGGTAATTCATCCCCTTCTGTATCTTCCGCCGCCTCCTCCTCAACACTCTCGTCTAGCTTATAAAGTAGATTATGGCCATTCCTACCTTTTGGTCGAAAATGAAAAGCTGTTTCAACAGTCAGTTCCTCTTCCATATTTGAAGTTAATTCCAACACCTCTTCCTCGCAATCTAAGTCAAATTGAAACTCATCCTTGTCTCCATCTTTCACCTCAGAAGTTGATGTCTCCCTCTCCACCAACAATGTCCTTGCATCTATACATATAAGCTCAAGCTCACTTGGCTCCTCGTCATGGCCCCGAAACTCCCTACTCATCATCCCACCAATTTCAGCAAGACAAAGACCAAAAGCTGCTGCTTCCTTGAGGAAAATTGTGCATAGAACCAAGACCCTAAGACATGCTTCTCGAATCATGGGCAGCTCCATTCTAAGCATATCAGAATCCCAAAATGGGTCAAGATGATCTATATACTGGAGCTCATCCTCTGAGAAAGGGAGTGATGCCTGGGGCCAATGGATCCACTCAAAGTAGGGGTCCTCCAAGCTTTCGGGTAGGCAAAGGCCATGATCAATGGGAACAAGCTCCACCTGACCGAATCTCCCCACCCCATCAAGCTTCCGAACCAAAAGGTTTCCTGCATGCCTATCTGTGTTTAAAATCCGGATATCTAAAATCCCAATCCTATGCACAGCAGTAACAGGGAAACTAGATGTACCATGATCACTAGCATCGAAGTCATGAGGAATAAACTGCTGCAGTGATGCAATCTTGCTGACCTGATTCCTGTTTTGATGAATATGACCATTTACCCCATCATTGACATTAAAAACTGTATGTGTGATCTTCACAAGAGCAGTAGAGGGCACATTGGCAAAATGATCATGGTCAAGAAGGTAGGCTGCGACTTCCCTAAATCCTGTCTCCCCTACCCGCACTGTACGTTTCAGGCCTGGTTGCCCAAGAGTTTTGCCTACAAAACCTTTTGGGTTGTTAGGGGCATAAGGCTCCTCATCTGTTGGTTTCACAATAGCAACATTTTCACCAAGGcaatttctaaaataataagAACCTCCAAGCCCACTACGAACGGGAATTGGATCAATGCCACTCTTTATTGCCTTTGCAATATCCTTGACCAGATGTTTCGTTCTAGGAGATTGATTTGGGCACCCTAATATCTCAATTGGGCCACTCTGATCCCTCTGCTGAAGATCCCTCCCAGTGGGTGAGAAACATGGGGTAGACGAGCTTCTGTGCAAGAAGTTCCTGGTGAGAAGAAGCGGAGAATCGTTTTTAACAACACTGAGATCATTCTTCAACACTGTATCACCACATATCAATGAACTTTCCTCAATTGGGACATTAAGGGCAAGCTGTAACTTCCTCTTCACTGTGTGGGCATTGTCACTCCTGTCCAACTCCATACCCAAAACACAGCCGGTTTCTGTCTGCACAAACACACGTCTCTTCCCAGAAGATTTTCTTTCCATTCTCTCATTAACATGATACTTACCACCAAGAGGTCCTAGTGCCATCTGTCTATGTACAGGGTCCAAATCAGGGAACATGAGAGGAAGAGGTGAAGTGGTCAATGCCAGCGACAGAGGTGGCGGCAGCAGAGAGCTTTTCTCTCAAGCAGACGCCTAACTCAAATGCCAGCAGTTGAAGGAGAGAAAATGATGTGTGGAAAGCAATCATAATCAACCCAGTCGACTGCAAATGCTTTCGTGATTTTCACATCGGAACAACCATTGATTGATATGAAGTAGAATAGAACACAAAGTGAAAATTGCTACATTGGAGAACCACCTGATAATGCTGCCTGATTGATAAGcataaaataattagtagaatTTACTAGTAGAAACTAGAGAGCAATTCtcctaaaaaggaaaaatgtcatgaacaaattttctttaaccataatagtaaaaaaaaagcttctttCTCTCCCCAAGGAACACTTGAAGGAACAAAAAAATCTCTTTAGAAAATTGGTTGGTTAGTTAATTAAGATGTGATAGAAAATTCTCCGAAGATATTAAGTCAAACATTAAGTGGGTCCCAGTTAggtcaactggtaaagtctatTATTGTCGAATAAGAGATATGAGGTTCAAACTCCGTctaaaccaaaaaccaattg
This genomic stretch from Castanea sativa cultivar Marrone di Chiusa Pesio chromosome 1, ASM4071231v1 harbors:
- the LOC142619764 gene encoding phosphatidylinositol 4-kinase gamma 5-like yields the protein MFPDLDPVHRQMALGPLGGKYHVNERMERKSSGKRRVFVQTETGCVLGMELDRSDNAHTVKRKLQLALNVPIEESSLICGDTVLKNDLSVVKNDSPLLLTRNFLHRSSSTPCFSPTGRDLQQRDQSGPIEILGCPNQSPRTKHLVKDIAKAIKSGIDPIPVRSGLGGSYYFRNCLGENVAIVKPTDEEPYAPNNPKGFVGKTLGQPGLKRTVRVGETGFREVAAYLLDHDHFANVPSTALVKITHTVFNVNDGVNGHIHQNRNQVSKIASLQQFIPHDFDASDHGTSSFPVTAVHRIGILDIRILNTDRHAGNLLVRKLDGVGRFGQVELVPIDHGLCLPESLEDPYFEWIHWPQASLPFSEDELQYIDHLDPFWDSDMLRMELPMIREACLRVLVLCTIFLKEAAAFGLCLAEIGGMMSREFRGHDEEPSELELICIDARTLLVERETSTSEVKDGDKDEFQFDLDCEEEVLELTSNMEEELTVETAFHFRPKGRNGHNLLYKLDESVEEEAAEDTEGDELPLRGDEHAGSVPDRNLNVSKLSLSMKNISVAEKSWRHPSASQKCGYLVGTSSGNRSANEQFPVSSSFVTLADMSEEEWRQFLECFRRLLKPAFDSYKSGSVGQRQRQRLGTSCQF